A DNA window from Parabacteroides johnsonii DSM 18315 contains the following coding sequences:
- a CDS encoding Gfo/Idh/MocA family oxidoreductase, protein MTTRRDFLKHSALGAAGLTIGGLGFSTESYANIMGANEKIRVSIVGFSDRARHSLIPAFMACADELGFEIVAISDIWKRRREEGVAFFQEKYGKKVKAFRNNEELYDAKMCDAVIVATSDFQHALHCIEAVKAGCDAYVEKPFAETMEDARAARKAVLESGKIVQIGSQRRSAPNYHAANDFIRSGKFGKITMVEMCWNVNQPGRWRRPALVAQCFEKDTDWKRFLLNRPYEEWDPRKYLEYRLFWPYSSGIPGQWMSHQIDTVHWFTGCNHPNSVAANGGIYQWNDGRRSYDTMTAVFDYGKAGENFQVVYSSRMHNSAGGTKELYFSNGGTLNLDTNKVTSEGGLTKRFADEMGMQPNLLEEFELPSIKVETGSNTGADPMTNLHMRNWMECVKSRKQPNAPVDAGYNHSIANIMCTASLRTGEKATFDEARQEVLAGGKVFKY, encoded by the coding sequence ATGACAACACGTAGAGATTTCCTTAAACACAGCGCCTTAGGTGCAGCCGGTCTGACTATTGGCGGACTGGGGTTCAGTACAGAGAGTTACGCTAACATAATGGGCGCAAACGAGAAGATTCGTGTGAGTATTGTCGGTTTTTCAGACCGTGCCCGCCATTCTTTGATTCCTGCTTTTATGGCTTGTGCCGATGAGTTAGGCTTTGAAATCGTCGCTATTTCCGACATCTGGAAACGGCGTAGAGAAGAAGGTGTTGCTTTCTTCCAGGAGAAATATGGAAAGAAAGTAAAAGCATTCCGTAACAACGAAGAACTGTATGACGCAAAAATGTGTGATGCTGTGATCGTTGCCACATCCGATTTTCAGCACGCTTTGCACTGTATCGAAGCAGTTAAAGCTGGATGCGATGCCTATGTAGAGAAACCTTTTGCAGAAACGATGGAAGATGCCCGTGCCGCCCGCAAAGCTGTGTTGGAAAGTGGAAAGATCGTGCAGATTGGTTCCCAACGCCGCTCGGCTCCAAACTATCATGCTGCCAACGACTTTATCCGCTCCGGTAAGTTCGGCAAGATCACGATGGTGGAAATGTGCTGGAACGTTAACCAGCCCGGACGCTGGCGTCGTCCGGCTTTGGTCGCACAATGTTTTGAGAAGGATACTGATTGGAAGCGCTTCCTGCTAAATCGCCCGTACGAAGAATGGGACCCGCGTAAGTATTTGGAATATCGCCTGTTCTGGCCGTATTCTTCCGGCATTCCCGGCCAGTGGATGTCACATCAGATCGATACGGTACACTGGTTTACTGGTTGCAACCATCCGAATAGTGTCGCAGCCAATGGCGGAATCTATCAATGGAATGACGGACGCCGCAGTTATGATACGATGACGGCGGTGTTTGATTATGGAAAAGCAGGCGAGAATTTCCAGGTCGTATATTCTTCCCGTATGCATAACTCGGCAGGCGGAACAAAAGAATTGTACTTTTCCAATGGCGGTACGTTGAACCTGGATACAAATAAAGTGACATCGGAAGGTGGCCTGACTAAACGTTTCGCGGATGAAATGGGAATGCAACCGAACCTGTTGGAAGAATTCGAATTGCCTTCCATCAAGGTGGAAACGGGTTCCAATACAGGAGCTGACCCTATGACAAACCTGCATATGCGTAATTGGATGGAATGCGTGAAAAGCCGCAAGCAACCGAATGCTCCGGTAGATGCCGGCTATAATCATTCCATTGCCAACATCATGTGTACGGCTTCTCTTCGGACAGGAGAAAAAGCGACATTCGATGAAGCAAGACAGGAAGTGCTTGCCGGTGGCAAAGTCTTTAAATATTGA
- a CDS encoding ArnT family glycosyltransferase produces the protein MRTPTLQYLYLQKPVTMIIVICIIAVLPWIGLGDFSTKGEPREAAVAVSMLETGNWILPQVYANEFAYKPPLAHWLMAVASLPQGYVSEFTSRLPSALAFIILIGFTLVFFGKRLRFQQAFIATLLLITCIEIHRAAMTTRVDMLLTTFIVIGLYQLYRWEDKLELKGVPIAIPALLGCAVLTKGPVGIILPLFVFGVYLLMLRKYSYLVIFKTLLYAGISSIFLPLLWYVAAWKQGGDAFLNVVLAENFGRFFHLSTPDIHYNLGHENGVWYNFMTLAAGFVPWTIFFFFSLFGLKLHKSEKSVKEILADTWNNIRSMEKEKLFSLVALVCIIFFYSIPSSKRSVYLMPAYPFIAIFLAQYTLYITEYRTKVTRVFAAFMASITAVVVIAVGLTMAGAIDPVKIASQYTSRQSTLEMVELVSNMFAYPCGLTICILIVLLAILATVYYQMFKKINIKILYATIALAFAINLLIDGVVMRGIRQGSSARPFAEQVQKEYPLDDMNMYVMNDLKTYANLYGLNFYLGNKFHNFGQEQPVSGFFFCTVKDLETVQKNYGDKYTFSLLTSTKNVIADVRQRIVLCSFLRNE, from the coding sequence ATGCGCACACCTACTCTTCAATATCTTTATCTGCAAAAGCCGGTAACGATGATTATCGTCATTTGTATAATCGCCGTCCTTCCCTGGATCGGGCTGGGAGATTTTTCGACCAAGGGAGAACCTCGCGAAGCGGCGGTTGCCGTTTCCATGCTCGAAACCGGCAACTGGATTTTGCCACAGGTCTATGCAAACGAATTTGCTTATAAGCCGCCGTTGGCGCATTGGCTGATGGCAGTCGCTTCCCTACCTCAGGGATATGTTTCAGAGTTCACCTCCCGCCTGCCGTCTGCGCTGGCTTTTATCATACTGATCGGTTTCACGCTGGTTTTCTTTGGCAAGCGGTTGCGGTTCCAGCAGGCATTCATCGCCACGCTATTGCTCATCACCTGTATCGAGATACATCGGGCGGCTATGACCACGCGTGTGGATATGCTACTGACAACCTTTATAGTGATCGGGCTTTATCAGCTATACAGGTGGGAAGACAAACTGGAGCTAAAAGGAGTGCCGATCGCCATTCCGGCCTTATTGGGATGTGCCGTACTGACAAAAGGACCGGTGGGTATTATCCTGCCGTTATTTGTTTTCGGGGTCTATTTGCTGATGCTTCGTAAATACTCCTATTTAGTGATATTCAAAACACTTCTTTATGCTGGTATTTCTTCGATATTCCTACCTCTATTGTGGTATGTCGCTGCCTGGAAACAAGGAGGTGATGCGTTCCTGAATGTGGTGTTAGCAGAGAATTTCGGTCGTTTCTTCCACCTCAGCACGCCTGATATCCATTACAATTTAGGGCATGAAAACGGAGTCTGGTACAATTTCATGACACTGGCTGCGGGATTTGTTCCCTGGACGATCTTCTTCTTTTTCTCTTTATTCGGATTAAAATTGCACAAATCGGAAAAGTCGGTGAAAGAGATACTGGCTGACACTTGGAATAATATTCGATCGATGGAAAAAGAGAAACTGTTCAGCTTAGTTGCACTGGTTTGTATCATTTTCTTCTATTCGATACCTTCCAGCAAACGAAGCGTATACCTGATGCCGGCATATCCGTTTATTGCCATTTTCTTGGCTCAATATACATTATATATTACGGAATACCGAACGAAGGTAACCCGAGTATTTGCCGCTTTCATGGCCTCCATTACTGCCGTCGTCGTGATTGCCGTCGGCCTGACGATGGCCGGAGCAATCGATCCTGTCAAGATTGCGAGTCAGTACACAAGCCGCCAATCGACACTGGAAATGGTCGAGTTGGTATCGAATATGTTCGCATATCCCTGCGGACTGACAATTTGTATACTGATAGTCCTTTTGGCAATTCTGGCGACTGTCTATTATCAGATGTTCAAGAAGATCAACATCAAGATCCTGTATGCGACAATCGCATTGGCTTTTGCCATTAACTTACTGATCGACGGGGTTGTCATGCGCGGTATACGCCAAGGAAGTTCCGCCCGTCCGTTTGCCGAGCAGGTTCAGAAAGAATATCCGTTGGACGACATGAATATGTATGTAATGAATGATCTGAAGACATACGCAAATCTTTATGGGCTGAATTTCTATCTGGGCAACAAGTTCCATAATTTCGGGCAGGAACAGCCAGTAAGCGGCTTCTTTTTCTGTACCGTGAAAGACTTGGAAACAGTACAAAAAAATTATGGAGATAAGTACACATTCAGTCTACTTACCTCCACAAAGAATGTTATTGCCGACGTACGTCAAAGAATCGTACTGTGCAGCTTCTTACGGAACGAATAA